A genomic window from Solanum stenotomum isolate F172 chromosome 10, ASM1918654v1, whole genome shotgun sequence includes:
- the LOC125878363 gene encoding nucleoside diphosphate kinase 3-like, with product MNSQICRSASRAAKSLLSASSKQTSRAFSGGRAAAAAATVSLRGVVPSLASYGRSESGNASRAWISGVLALPAAAYMLQEQEAHAAEMERTFIAIKPDGVQRGLISEIVSRFERKGFKLVAIKVVIPSKEFAKKHYHDLSERPFFNGLCDFLSSGPVLAMVWEGEGVIRYGRKLIGATDPQKSEPGTIRGDLAVVVGRNIIHGSDGPETAKDEINLWFKPEELVKYTSNSEKWLYGDN from the exons ATGAATTCTCAGATTTGCAGATCTGCTTCACGAGCAGCTAAGTCACTCCTTTCTGCTTCATCTAAGCAGACTTCTCGTGCTTTTTCAg GAGGACGAGCAGCAGCTGCAGCTGCCACAGTTTCTTTGAGAGGAGTGGTGCCTTCTCTAGCCTCATATGGCAGGAGTGAATCTGGAAATGCATCTAGAGCTTGGATTTCTGGTGTCCTTGCCCTTCCTGCAGCAG CTTACATGCTCCAGGAGCAAGAAGCACATGCTGCTGAG ATGGAGCGCACCTTTATCGCCATCAAGCCAGATGGAGTACAGAGGGGCCTG ATTTCAGAAATCGTATCACGCTTTGAGCGCAAGGGCTTCAAGCTGGTTGCAATCAAAGTTGTGATTCCTTCAAAGGAATTTGCAAAGAAGCACTATCATGACTTGAGTGAGAGACCATTCTTTAACGGTTTGTGCGATTTCCTTAGCTCTGGCCCTGTCTTAGCAATG GTTTGGGAAGGTGAAGGTGTAATCAGATATGGAAGGAAGCTTATTGGAGCCACTGATCCACAGAAATCTGAACCTGGAACCATCAGAGGCGATTTAGCTGTTGTAGTCGGAAG GAACATCATCCATGGCAGCGATGGCCCCGAGACCGCAAAGGATGAGATCAACCTATGGTTTAAACCAGAGGAGTTGGTTAAGTACACCAGCAACTCTGAGAAGTGGCTATATGGTGATAACTAA
- the LOC125878364 gene encoding uncharacterized protein LOC125878364 isoform X2: MLNMFSPRKLPWVSGTDDQKKVVLTAVEVESLRSEIASLEEREAHLKAQLEHIDEILQSARMSGYLYLRTRWEALPGEPLPIDDDTEVDDWLPKFLVLQGSDLSPQDSTLLSDVVEVGAMPCLTRDNGDIRYCFFISTRHGLRYECSSASKIQVDSWLASLQNHSDLQSNCTTPDELTKT; encoded by the exons ATGTTGAATATGTTTAGCCCCAGGAAGCTACCTTGGGTATCTGGTACAGATGACCAGAAAAAG GTAGTTTTAACTGCTGTAGAAGTAGAATCTCTTCGATCAGAAATTGCTTCTTTGGAAGAAAGAGAAGCTCATTTAAAAGCTCA ATTAGAACATATTGACGAAATACTGCAGTCTGCTCGCATGTCGGGTTATTTGTATCTGAGAACG AGATGGGAGGCTTTACCAGGAGAACCTCTTCCAATCGATGATGACACTGAAGTTGATGACTGGCTTCCTAAATTTCTTGTCCTTCAGGGATCGG ATCTGAGTCCTCAAGACTCAACTCTCCTATctgatgttgttgaagttgGAGCCATGCCTTGTCTGACACGAGACAACGGTGATATTCGATATTGCTTTTTTATTTCAACTCGTCATGGGCTGAGATATGAATGCTCTAGTGCTTCCAAAATACAG GTTGATTCCTGGTTGGCGTCATTACAGAATCATTCTGATCTGCAATCTAACTGCACCACGCCCGATGAGCTAACCAAGACTTGA
- the LOC125878364 gene encoding uncharacterized protein LOC125878364 isoform X1, with translation MLNMFSPRKLPWVSGTDDQKKVVLTAVEVESLRSEIASLEEREAHLKAQLEHIDEILQSARMSGYLYLRTRWEALPGEPLPIDDDTEVDDWLPKFLVLQGSGIFLYSSSIDLSPQDSTLLSDVVEVGAMPCLTRDNGDIRYCFFISTRHGLRYECSSASKIQVDSWLASLQNHSDLQSNCTTPDELTKT, from the exons ATGTTGAATATGTTTAGCCCCAGGAAGCTACCTTGGGTATCTGGTACAGATGACCAGAAAAAG GTAGTTTTAACTGCTGTAGAAGTAGAATCTCTTCGATCAGAAATTGCTTCTTTGGAAGAAAGAGAAGCTCATTTAAAAGCTCA ATTAGAACATATTGACGAAATACTGCAGTCTGCTCGCATGTCGGGTTATTTGTATCTGAGAACG AGATGGGAGGCTTTACCAGGAGAACCTCTTCCAATCGATGATGACACTGAAGTTGATGACTGGCTTCCTAAATTTCTTGTCCTTCAGGGATCGGGTATTTTCTTGTATTCATCATCCATAG ATCTGAGTCCTCAAGACTCAACTCTCCTATctgatgttgttgaagttgGAGCCATGCCTTGTCTGACACGAGACAACGGTGATATTCGATATTGCTTTTTTATTTCAACTCGTCATGGGCTGAGATATGAATGCTCTAGTGCTTCCAAAATACAG GTTGATTCCTGGTTGGCGTCATTACAGAATCATTCTGATCTGCAATCTAACTGCACCACGCCCGATGAGCTAACCAAGACTTGA